The Quercus lobata isolate SW786 chromosome 4, ValleyOak3.0 Primary Assembly, whole genome shotgun sequence genome segment ATGGTGATATTCAGTCTTTGGATAAGACTCAACTTCCTTGGTTCCTTAACAGCCTCATTTGTTCTTGGAGTTGGATGTAACCACTCATCTAGGTTGCCATTTCCTAAGAACTCATATACCAAAGCTTTAAAATCACGACCTTGATAGTCAATACTAGAACATATTGTGAGCACCTTTACAAGATTTCGATGTTTGATGTTTCTTAGAGTCTCACACTCGGCCACGAAACTTTTGGAAGCTCCATGATGCAAAAGGTTAAGCACCTTGATGGCAACCGTATGTCTACCTTGATCAAGAATTCCTTTATAAACGGACCCAAAGCTACCCACACCAATTAAATTAGTAGAAGAGAATCCATTGGTTGCATTTAGGAGACTTTGGTAAGATacattcaaatttgaatcactTGAGGTACTTACATTCCTTTTCTTtagtaaagaataaagaaatagaagCAACAAAATCAAAGTTACTCCAAAAAGCCCAGAAGCTGTAGAGATTATTATCTTCAAGTTAAGGGccatcttcctcttcttggaATTTAAGTATTTGCATTTAGGAAGTTGAAACTCAGGTATGCCTCCACAGAGTTTATCATTTTCCTAGGCAAAGTTGCActcatgtttttgaaaactccCTCTGTTGGTACCTCACCCTCAAATTGGTTGTAAGAGAGATTCAATATTTGCAAATCCCAAAACTCCAAAGATGAAGGAATGACTCCTTGGAAGAAGTTTCTTCTCATGGCTAGAAATTCTAGCATCACACAACTTCCAAGAGTTGTTGGGATTGTACCAAATATCATGTTTTCGGAAATGTCTaattgttctaattttttaaatttcctacTTCTATGGGAAGGACACCTGTCAATTGGTTGGCTTTCAAGTCTAGAATAATTAGGGAGACTAAGTGAACAATAACTTCTGAGGCTATGGTACCACTATTATTAAGGTACAACCTTAGCAAATTTTGGCACTGACCTAGACTTAAAGGGATGCTGCCTTGAAGGTTATTATTTCCTAAATTCAAAATTGTCAAAGCTGTTAAATTTCCAAGGGAGGATGGAATGTTTCCAGAAAATTTGTTTTGGGATAAATCTAAATATACTAACTTATGAAGAATTCCAATTTCAAAGGGAATATTACCTGATAATTTATTGTTCCCAATCCGCAAGTCCTCCAAGTTGATCAGATTTCCTATCTCAGCAGGAATGTTTTctgatattttattatcatCTAGATAAAAATCGGAAAGAGTAGTTGAGAAGTTGCCAAGGCATTTAGGCAACTTCCCCCCAAAGTTGTTGAGATTTATTTCCAAAAAGGTGAGATAAGTAGTATTTGTCAAAGAACAGAGAAAACTCAAGTCTTCTGTTTCTCCACTTCCAAGATGGTTGACGGAAAGGCTTAAAAATGTCAATCTATTTAGCTTCTCCAAAGAAGGAACTTTTCCACTTAGTTTATTACTAGCCATTTCAAATGTATCTAGATTTGTGGCATTAGATATTGAAACAGGGATGGATCCAGTAAATTGGTTCTCAGAAAAGATAAATTCTTCAATATTTGGTAGAGTGATACCAATGTCGAATGGAAGAGACCCTTGGATTTGATTTCCACCTACAGCAAAAACCCATAAAGAAGAGAGATTGTACATTGAGCGAGGAATGGTTCCAGAAAACGTATTACACTCCGCATCAATAATTGAAAGTTTCATCAATTGACCAAAAGAATTAGGGATACTCCCACCCAAATTATTAAAAGttgcagaaaatatttttaaaaatgataagtTCCCGAAAAAAGGTGAGACAGTTCCTGTAAGGTTATTCCTATGAATAGTAAAGAATTGGAGCTTTGTCAAGGAGGTAAGCGTAGTAGGAATTTCTCCTACCAATTGGTTACGACTAACACGAAGGGCGACAAGGTTGTTGTAACCAGATAAATTGCTTGGAATTTCCCCCTGTATTGTGTTATTGTACAGTTCTAAGACTAGCAATCTAGTCAAATGACCAATTTCTGGAGGGATTTCTTTATGAAGTGTGTTGTTTTGTAGGCTTAGAttccttaaaaaacttaaattccCAACATATGGAGATATAGAGCCTACCAGTTTTAGAGATCGCAAGTTCAATACGGTAACCCTTTGGTGTCGGCGGCCACATGTAACCCCTTGCCATTGACAAAAGTGGATGCTATCATTCCAAGAGCTCATAACCCTAAGAGGATCATGGATTATCTTGGCTTTGAACTCAAGCAATGCCAAACGGTCCGTCTCATTATTCCCGCTGACCACTGAGGTGACAAATATGCCCAGGCACCAAAGAAGAATAAAAGCGTGtatggaaaaagatgaagatggAGCTGCACTCAGTTGCAAAAGCCCCATGCACTATGGTTGAAGGAACTTTGTTTAGCTAAATGTTCTGGTGATtatattttgaaggaaaaagaTTAGTTTACAAACTAGCAACTGCGTATGTTGTCCAGAGAGAGGGCTGATTTGGCTGTGTAGCACCTTAAGAACAAGCAAATATATAGCATGGGAGGGAAAGGAGAAAATTGGTGCAAGAATTTCAGTGTTCGGACCCACTCCAAAATTGCAAGAATAACTTGAGGGTAATATTCAGGAAGCATATTGGAAAAAGTGTAAAGGacatttttccccctttttttttgggatggtagGAGAGTATGATTTCTTAGTTAGAAATATCACCAAATGCCATTTAAGTTATAAGGTTTTGGACTTTACACAAttgtaaaatttacatttagATTCAAACGTAGCAATTTTTGTCTAACTTTTAGGGGTATACATTGGTAAAACctagcttttatttttataatgagaACTTTGCGGCCGATTCTTATCTTtatcaatttgatgaaaattttattttattttgtttttgtttttgtcttttttttttgaatttgtatcTAGACTCACACTCAccattttgttatatatatatatatatatatatatatatggaagtGTTGTCCTGGCTTTAAATTGAACTATTTCATTCCATATTTATGAGACATCTTGAAAATTCCATGGACCTATGGTGTGGTGAAATAAATATGAGACTTTTAAGTTTAGGTCACGTCCCAACACAATAAGTCCATCAGTACTTTCTTTGTGTCATTTGTATTGGTTAAGGGCGGATATTGTAACTATTAATACTTAATAGTGACAAATTACAAtacatcattttatttttttgttagtattttttagcTCTTATAATTGTGGTAAATTACAATagaccattattattattatttaaattgtatattttaccataaaacagtattccaaaaaaaaaaaatttgtttgccTCAACACATTTCTACTAATtgctctttttttaatttttttttttttttttttttttacataaatcaatataaataagcTGCCAatattatttgcatttttttaaaaaattataacatatcaGTCCAAAATATAATCTATGTCATCATTCCCCCAAACCTCAAGATAGGGGAATGTAAATATCCTAAATTGGTATCAAGTCGCTATTATTTGTTACAATAGTTATTACTATCATTTTCTAATGTAACCCAGTATGAAAGAATTAACGGTGTAAATgttctcattttattaattcaattatatatatattctcattttTGCTGCAAACTGTTGGtcaaagataaattaaataataaatattatttttatacatcttaacatatactatataatataaataataataataataacaaaaactaaatgaaaaattattctttttttttaatagaaaacaaAGAACATGTTCCAAACTTTTAACCATAAAACTCATAACATCTTCTCTTTCTATATagtggaaagaaaaaatattattgtattcCTACACCCCAAAACTCTCTAAATTAATGCAAATGAAAATGAGATTGTTTTTGGAAGCCTTTACTAAGGAGATCTACTTATATTTgtaatctataatatatatatatatatatatatatatattcatgtcAACTTTGAACAGACTATTTTACTCATTACTCATGAAATATCATGAAAATCCCATAATCTCATAATATGGTGAATTGAATGTGGTAACACTGGGTATACATCAACTTATGACTTATGTGACAACGTCAATTGCTAATGCAAGTAATTTTCTTTATGAGAAGAGCTAATGCAGTAATTTGAAAGCAGTGCTGAAGTGTGTCAACTTTCAATGTTAGAATAATTGAAGCCTGGGCTCAAACTGGGGAATCTAGCTAGTAGTGGAGGTTTTGGAAAATTGGtaaatattagtattattatgGAGCACTCACTTTGGTTGAAGTCCATTATAGTTATTGATTTGAGTAAATACTTTTTTGGGAAACAATTTTAAGTCAAGACTGATTATCGAAAAAATCAACTTTCAAGGTTAGAATGATTGAAGCCTGGGCTCAGATGGGAAATCTAGTGGTGGAGGTTTAGAAAATTTGGTAAATATTAGTAGTATGGAGCACTAGCTTTGGAAAAAGTCCATTATGGTTATTGATTTGAGTAGACTTTTTTGGGCAACAATTTTAAGTCAAGTCTTACAACTTACGTTTATATATAAACGCGCGTAAGTTGTAAGTCTTATAGTTAGAATAATTGAAGCCTGGGCTCAGATGGGAATAATTGAAGCCTAGACTCAGTGTGTCAACTTTCAACTTTCGAATAATTGAAGCCTGGGCTCAGATGGGAAAGTTAGTGGTGGAGGTTTTGAAAAATTGGTAAATATTAGTAGTATGGAGCACTAACTTTGGTCAAAGTCTATCATAGTTATTGATTTG includes the following:
- the LOC115984800 gene encoding LRR receptor-like serine/threonine-protein kinase EFR; the encoded protein is MGLLQLSAAPSSSFSIHAFILLWCLGIFVTSVVSGNNETDRLALLEFKAKIIHDPLRVMSSWNDSIHFCQWQGVTCGRRHQRVTVLNLRSLKLVGSISPYVGNLSFLRNLSLQNNTLHKEIPPEIGHLTRLLVLELYNNTIQGEIPSNLSGYNNLVALRVSRNQLVGEIPTTLTSLTKLQFFTIHRNNLTGTVSPFFGNLSFLKIFSATFNNLGGSIPNSFGQLMKLSIIDAECNTFSGTIPRSMYNLSSLWVFAVGGNQIQGSLPFDIGITLPNIEEFIFSENQFTGSIPVSISNATNLDTFEMASNKLSGKVPSLEKLNRLTFLSLSVNHLGSGETEDLSFLCSLTNTTYLTFLEINLNNFGGKLPKCLGNFSTTLSDFYLDDNKISENIPAEIGNLINLEDLRIGNNKLSGNIPFEIGILHKLVYLDLSQNKFSGNIPSSLGNLTALTILNLGNNNLQGSIPLSLGQCQNLLRLYLNNSGTIASEVIVHLVSLIILDLKANQLTGVLPIEVGNLKN